From a single Gimesia fumaroli genomic region:
- a CDS encoding leucyl aminopeptidase, with amino-acid sequence MGTQFTNESISSLSADWLVIGLAESAPLSTTVAQLDETLNGLISRLIESEDFTGKLATTASLLGLTEIKTPRVLLVGLGPDAEVSLASLEKAMMTAARTISTKQNTTAAVLIPELENKSLSTEQLSSVLTSAMTVGSVGQDLYRQEAARFPFQDLLIVGTEAADQSACQQAVERGRILGDSVNLAREVVNRPAADIYPVSFANRVEDVSKEYGLESEILDENQLKQEKMGSMLAVAQGSDQPPRLAILKHTGADPSAPTLAFVGKGVTFDSGGLSLKPSDGMKTMKCDMGGAAAVLGAMTAIARLKLPVNVIGYMGLVENMVNGSSYKLGDVLTARNGKTIEVLNTDAEGRLVLADVLALAVDRGASNIIDLATLTGACVVALGEEVTGVFSNNTDWSKAVQNAAKNSGEDVWEMPMFPQFGEQLKSDVADLKNIGTRWGGAITAAKFLENFISETPWVHLDIAGPAFAAANLPHREGGGTGCMVKTLVEVAGQYPTSK; translated from the coding sequence AAACATTAAACGGTCTGATCTCGCGTCTGATCGAAAGCGAAGATTTCACAGGTAAACTGGCAACCACAGCCTCCCTGCTCGGCTTAACTGAAATCAAAACACCACGAGTCCTGCTGGTTGGCTTAGGTCCTGATGCTGAGGTCTCTCTGGCATCGCTGGAAAAAGCGATGATGACTGCCGCCCGTACGATTTCTACCAAACAAAATACGACCGCAGCTGTTCTAATTCCCGAACTGGAAAACAAGTCGCTCTCGACTGAACAACTCTCGTCTGTGTTGACGTCTGCAATGACCGTCGGCTCCGTCGGACAAGACCTCTACCGCCAGGAAGCAGCCCGGTTTCCATTCCAGGATCTGCTGATTGTCGGTACTGAAGCAGCCGATCAGAGTGCCTGCCAACAGGCAGTCGAACGCGGAAGGATTTTAGGAGATTCGGTCAACCTGGCACGGGAAGTGGTCAATCGCCCGGCGGCTGACATTTACCCCGTCAGTTTCGCCAATCGCGTCGAAGATGTTTCGAAAGAATATGGACTGGAATCTGAAATCCTGGATGAGAACCAGCTCAAGCAGGAAAAGATGGGCTCCATGCTGGCAGTCGCGCAAGGCAGCGATCAACCGCCGCGTCTGGCCATCCTCAAACATACAGGCGCCGATCCTTCTGCCCCTACGCTGGCCTTCGTCGGAAAAGGGGTCACCTTTGACAGCGGGGGATTGTCGCTCAAACCGAGTGACGGCATGAAAACCATGAAGTGCGATATGGGCGGCGCCGCTGCGGTACTGGGCGCCATGACCGCCATCGCCCGACTCAAACTGCCCGTGAATGTCATCGGCTACATGGGACTGGTCGAAAACATGGTCAATGGATCGTCTTACAAACTGGGCGATGTCCTGACTGCGCGTAACGGCAAAACCATTGAAGTGCTGAATACCGATGCCGAAGGCCGCCTGGTCTTAGCCGATGTATTAGCGCTGGCTGTTGACCGTGGTGCATCCAATATCATCGACCTCGCGACACTGACAGGCGCCTGTGTTGTTGCATTGGGCGAAGAAGTCACCGGCGTCTTTTCCAATAATACCGACTGGTCCAAAGCCGTTCAAAATGCTGCAAAAAACAGTGGTGAAGATGTTTGGGAAATGCCAATGTTTCCGCAGTTCGGCGAACAACTCAAAAGTGATGTCGCCGACCTGAAGAATATCGGAACCCGCTGGGGTGGTGCGATCACGGCCGCCAAATTCCTGGAGAACTTTATCAGCGAAACGCCCTGGGTGCATCTCGATATTGCGGGCCCCGCATTTGCCGCAGCAAATCTGCCACACCGTGAAGGAGGCGGTACCGGCTGCATGGTTAAAACGCTGGTCGAAGTCGCCGGTCAATACCCAACGAGTAAGTAA